A single window of Plasmodium reichenowi strain SY57 chromosome 14, whole genome shotgun sequence DNA harbors:
- a CDS encoding hypothetical protein (conserved Plasmodium protein, unknown function) has product LYDVINYEKCVELERNIRIETGTEDKLNLKNCSCYNKENCSEECNKINISSYKFKKDEDDILGEIIDNEKEKENIESNIGLITQRVFSIYTNVIKKAKLEGTYNINLETDNFIRRDIFRLVFHKYILQNTRNKIKQIQCKDTKNIISLANPLHIKDVELNKINSDTIANLMNNYIGIQKNFLGKHYMNLIYNELIFIEYNNQFNEFNTEYKNIRTDLFCWAYITSLDREKQKGLYKLLKELSYLPYELNKKANLSLQLSTLFQFLYFSPNHSFLKNHSDGGYDNLDNGKKITCIYIPSEYEHNQVLIKLYKNINTIQNNQSRNDTKIKNKNENISSNLENNKPIQVIKAEGDSLILLQTRNVSYEISMSKEKFFMVNLWIPGPVSVDKHM; this is encoded by the coding sequence TTATATGATGtaataaattatgaaaaatgtGTAGAACTGGAAAGAAATATAAGGATAGAGACAGGAACAGAAGATAAGCTAAATTTAAAGAATTGCTCATGTTATAATAAGGAAAATTGTTCAGAAgaatgtaataaaataaatattagtagttataaatttaaaaaagatgaaGATGATATATTAGGAGAAATAATAGATaatgaaaaggaaaaagaGAATATCGAAAGTAATATTGGTTTAATAACACAAAGAgtattttctatatatacaaatgtTATAAAGAAAGCAAAATTGGAAggtacatataatataaatttagaaaccgataattttataagaagagatatatttagattagtatttcataaatatattctacAAAATACTAGgaataaaattaaacaaATTCAATGTAAGGATACGAAAAACATAATTTCTTTAGCAAATCctttacatataaaagacgtagaattaaataaaataaatagtGACACTATAGCAAATTtaatgaataattatataggtatacaaaaaaattttcttggaaaacattatatgaatcttatatataatgaattaatatttatagaatataataatcaatttaatgaatttaatacggaatataaaaatatacgTACAGATTTATTTTGTTGGGCTTATATTACAAGTCTAGATAGAGAAAAACAAAAGggattatataaattattaaaagaattatcatatttaccatatgaattaaataaaaaagcAAACTTATCACTACAATTATCTACATTAtttcaatttttatatttctcaCCTAATCATtcctttttaaaaaatcatTCAGATGGTGGTTATGACAATTTAGataatggaaaaaaaattacttGCATTTATATTCCTTCAGAATATGAACATAATCAAGTATTAATTAAactatataaaaatataaatactaTTCAAAATAACCAATCAAGAAACGATactaaaataaaaaataaaaatgagaATATTTCTTCCAATTTGGAGAATAATAAACCTATACAAGTTATAAAAGCTGAAGGTGATTctcttattttattacaaaCAAGAAATGTTTCTTATGAAATTTCTATGAGTAAAGAAAAGTTTTTTATGGTCAACCTATGGATACCTGGTCCTGTTTCTGTAGACAAACATatgtaa
- a CDS encoding RNA helicase, putative, with protein MKQTSNMNFKPLKIKPSLFKELKKEGLISIEEAEGSNVKILSTDNLNSHNLHYGNKCKNDSKNNESKKKLSLKRKKDSTKSENQNDTTLGCISREDKKIKIEESLENDRLEHFDINNNNNEKIIKDNNFIEKRKRKRKRGKKKKKIINSNMQINTTDNNLKKDEEGEGEEEREQKNGKKRGQKKSTENVNISNINSSSNENSSKKKELFNIERIIKTEEELEKDNNIKYKIHCNNWNNGGKIFILHNVMKSLFDNAFFKPTEIQSKTLEKSINDKNDIVVISKTGTGKTLTFCLPILNNILINKLKEYKKKFKNIQKFRCLILVPTRELALQILKHFNYINKYINLFISTIIGGLNLNKQKRILRKKPEILICTPGRLKYFLHLENPIKYIYEMKNIRYLVCDEIDKMIEISFMKDISYIAKHIYKSVGDKKKKLIQTFLLSATLSLTVQLQNDNMTKLLNSIIIRKDKSFIINLSNEQNVYNDNSNILPELLTLYIVKLNERDIVCKLFYLIKSYFSYDTNNKDHNDHHDNNKWEHPQDTHQNDEINKIIIFVNTIKSAKQLNAIFKHLFLHNNLESSIPKKYRSNLYIKNKLNIYSIHSKQKLKERLENINKFSQQNHKAILFCTDVLSRGIDLDKCDLIIQLNCPISDITFVHRSGRTARNFRKGKCICFITETEIYKWKTSLEKVGINIQDLQELDYLKSINEEDYAKINKAIECANKMIEFQDKLILKKKDSLLKKLAREAELDDEDEEERRRNKFYSDSENEYEHLNNQTIYKNILHLKKELYNTLYKQ; from the exons atgaaacaaACCAGTAACATGAATTTTAAGCCCCTTAAAATAAAACCTTCTCTATTTAAAGa GTTGAAGAAGGAAGGGCTAATTTCTATTGAAGAGGCAGAAGGAAGCAATGTAAAAATTTTGAGCACAGATAATTTAAATAGTCATAATTTACATTACGGAAATAAATGTAAGAATGATTCTAAAAATAACGAAAGTAAGAAGAAGTTATCTctcaaaagaaaaaaagattCCACAAAAAGTGAGAATCAAAATGATACAACTCTAGGTTGCATATCTCGAGAGGacaagaaaataaaaattgaGGAATCATTGGAGAACGATAGGTTAGAACAttttgatataaataataataataatgagaagataataaaagataataattttatagaaaaacgaaaaaggaaaagaaagagaggtaaaaagaaaaaaaaaattataaatagtaatatgcaaataaatacaacagataataatttgaaaaaaGACGAAGAAGGAGAAGGAGAAGAAGAAAgagaacaaaaaaatggaaaaaaaagaggACAAAAGAAATCAACTGAGaatgtaaatatatctaatatTAATAGCAGTAGTAACGAAAATTcaagtaaaaaaaaagaattatttaatattgaaagaattattaaaacTGAAGAAGAATtagaaaaagataataatataaaatataaaatacattGTAATAATTGGAATAATGGTggtaaaatatttattttacataatGTTATGAAATCATTATTTGATAATGCTTTTTTTAAACCTACAGAAATACAATCGAAAACCTTAGAAAAATCaattaatgataaaaatgatattgttgttatttCTAAAACAGGTACAGGTAAAACGTTAACATTTTGTTTACctatattaaataatattcttataaataaattaaaagaatataaaaagaaatttaagaatatacaaaaatttaGATGTCTTATATTAGTACCAACAAGAGAATTAGCattacaaatattaaaacattttaattatataaacaaatatattaactTATTCATTTCTACAATTATTGGAGgtttaaatttaaataagCAAAAAAGAATTCTTAGGAAAAAACCAGAAATACTTATATGTACTCCTGGAAgattaaaatattttctacATTTAGAAAATccaataaaatatatatatgaaatgaaaaatatacgATATCTTGTATGTGATGAAATAGATAAAATGATAGAAATATCCTTTATGAAAGATATTAGTTATATAGctaaacatatttataaatctGTAGgagataaaaaaaaaaaactaattcaaacatttttattatccGCTACATTAAGTTTGACAGTTCAGTtacaaaatgataatatgacaaaattattaaattccATAATTATACGTAAAGATaaatcatttattattaatttatcGAACGAacaaaatgtatataatgataattcaaatatattaccTGAATTGttaacattatatatagttaAATTGAATGAAAGAGATATTGTatgtaaattattttatttaatcaAATCTTACTTTTCTTAtgatacaaataataaggATCATAATGATCatcatgataataataaatggGAACATCCTCAAGATACACATCAAAATGATGagataaacaaaataattatttttgttaataCCATAAAAAGTGCAAAACAATTGAATGCTATTTTTAAACATTTATTTctacataataatttggAATCATCCATACCTAAAAAGTATAGATctaatttatatataaaaaataaacttaatatatatagtatacattctaaacaaaaattaaaagaaagacttgaaaatataaacaaattcTCACAACAAAATCATAAGgcaattttattttgtacCGATGTACTCAGTAGAGGAATAGATTTAGATAAGTGTGATTTAATAATACAACTAAATTGTCCAATATCGGACATAACGTTTGTTCATCGTTCAGGCAGAACAGCTCGAAATTTTAGAAAGG GAAAGtgtatttgttttattaccgaaacagaaatatataaatggaAAACTTCTCTGGAAAAAGTAGGAATTAATATACAAGATCTACAAGAATTAGATTATCTAAAAAGtataaatgaagaagattatgcaaaaataaataaagcTATTGAATGCGCAAATAAAATGATTGAATTTCAAGATAAATTaattcttaaaaaaaaagattcCTTACTAAAAAAGCTAGCTAGGGAAGCAGAACTcgatgatgaagatgaagaagaaagaAGGAGAAACAAATTTTATTCAGACTCTGAAAATGAATACGaacatttaaataatcaaactatatataaaaatatattgcATTTGAAAAAAGAACTATACAATACATTATACAAGcaatga
- a CDS encoding mitochondrial ribosomal protein S29 precursor, putative, which translates to MLFKRHQLIMKNCLTIFRSFNTYNIPSISNSSRVHRSYRESNKTLNDDFSKIFNKELVAYPYEEERYKKLLNIEDNKVKRNIANFFFNRNMYINVTNDNKIRKEMYSSDFCFKNIDKYFIFEKEYLDNLFPEGLAGELPKDILMHTDNDENFHIFMNELNKNSSNNNNKFNISNIKGVGLLYRKQTYEIIKELKYCQDVYKLKEERESLGLDNYFLKKGDNVSCYYDRYRECESVQNDTRELIEKYINNNIKENDDEINMNNSNTSNNRNRKCTSLYQSRSIFIDGKRGTGKSCILNSVVLWAKLNKWFVIFIPDVKKYKFDINNIVRSNTNLYIQPELSRQFLEDIVKINETFLKEILVNKNIINNTCLDGTHLLYNKRIYENIIQKAIETEILNDENYKNLNENEKFKCKQKLYKFYYDNIKIPNLLDKFALPTNLLELSKIGINNSAYSNLCIYALFEHLKKQNQFPLLICLDQFNYNLSVSEYLSINFENTKYNGYIPTYYFTIPKLLLQWDTSKYKRCFKIASTCWDRENRRNFQPELLGIHKKQIKIIRNFTIREFKNYLAHLYNQNVIYNFDINKLEYFYMLTGGNGFQARKLLTTLY; encoded by the exons ATGCTATTTAAAAGGCACCAActtattatgaaaaattgTTTGACTATTTTTCGTTCATTCAACACTTATAATATTCCCTCCATCAGTAATAGTAGCAGAGTACATCGTAGTTATAGAGAAAGCAATAAAACACTTAATGATGATTTTTCCAAAATATTTAACAAAGAGCTAGTCGCCTATCCATATGAAGAAGAAAGatataagaaattattaaatattgaAGATAACAAAGTAAAACGGAATATTgctaattttttttttaatagaaatatgtatataaatgtaacaaatgataataaaataagaaaagaAATGTATTCATCTGATTTTTGtttcaaaaatatagataaatattttatttttgaaaaagaatatttagATAATTTATTCCCTGAGGGATTAGCTGGTGAATTACCTAAGGATATATTAATGCATACAGATAATGATGAgaattttcatatatttatgaacgaattaaataaaaacagtagtaataataataataagtttaatatatctaatatTAAAGGAGTCGGCTTGTTATATAGAAAACAGACatatgaaattattaaGGAGTTAAAATATTGTCAAGatgtttataaattaaaagaagaaagaGAATCTCTTGGTTTagataattattttttaaaaaaaggagATAATGTATCTTGTTATTATGATAGGTATAGGGAATGTGAGAGTGTGCAGAATGATACAAGAGAATTAATAGAGAAgtatataaacaataatataaaagaaaacgacgatgaaataaatatgaataatagTAATACTAGTAATAATAGGAATAGAAAATGCACATCTCTTTATCAAAGTAGAAGCATATTTATTGATGGAAAAAGGGGTACTGGAAAAAGTTGTATTCTGAATAGTGTCGTCCTATGGGctaaattaaataaatggtttgttatatttatcccagatgtaaaaaaatacaaattcgatataaataatatcGTACGTAGTAAtacaaatttatatatacagCCAGAACTAAGTAGACAATTTCTTGAAGatattgtaaaaataaatgaaacatttttaaaagaaatattagttaataaaaatataataaataatacttGTTTAGATGGGacacatttattatataataaaaggatatatgaaaatattattcagAAAGCTATAGAAAcagaaatattaaatgatgaaaattataagaatttaaacgaaaatgaaaaattcaaatgtaaacaaaaattatataaattttattatgataatattaaaatacCAAATCTTTTAGATAAATTTGCGTTACCTACTAATTTATTAGAATTATCTAAAATAGGAATAAATAATTCAGCATATTCaaatttatgtatatatgcATTATTTGAACATttgaaaaaacaaaatcAGTTCcctttattaatatgtttagatcaatttaattataatttaagtGTTTCTGAATATTTATCTATTAATTTTGAAAATACTAAATATAATGGATACATTCCAACCTATTATTTTACTATTccaaaattattattacaatgGGATACTTCTAAATATAAGAGGTGTTTTAAAATAGCTTCAACGTGTTGGGATAGAGAAAATAGAAGAAACTTCCAACCTGAACTTTTAGGTATTcataaaaaacaaataaaaatcattCGAAACTTTACCATAAGAGAATTTAAAAACTATCTTGCccatttatataatcaaaatGTCATATACAACTTTGATATTAACAAGTTGGAATATTTCTACATGCTAACAg GTGGAAATGGATTTCAAGCAAGGAAACTTTTGACGACCCTGTActga
- a CDS encoding histidine--tRNA ligase, putative → MSISIYKSKVFNSKDIVDISIHEKNLKVEPSSFKDCFYRLNDERINIDELENKIEYHLLNGKISNNNNNNNNYENSVKKEYIVEKDQNDEKCNNKKTNVFDIKLNNDLNYNMHLTYNNLEEIKCLYFFFLINILRFKNNLDLNVIRSICTHINNISNNDKNNNQYMCIDKIKENSLYSLKLKDFFVSVLKKCGKNEYNLNDFNRSIHIVIEKSSVIFLNTYKIVSSCKYLTCCFANLLEVFNLNYDILFMNSFNNNINNSNIKSINNIVSNLKWMLHDSKIEKNSNLSKKFSSNILLYIYTQSKLTDECEYFMNLINQNFKNSIESFTHEYNEEMTSIDTYINILCNNMNQTLYIYIDNLLNMCKNIMPLYIEKLNEFLLSEEKIITHNVNFKKPPVDGIILKDMEKQEDEHKGDIKLNLVNIYEKNILDKIELMFKQISEQAQKNNLPNSNIIYNKNENDNTHKNQYRCLNNSPVEMLKKLNCVFINVTHLITDIIMHLNILNDIRAYNKAISQHMKQKKVSSCVHNVGVGCNEFKNFLYSFLSSENNLLLNKSYVNKDKKLVTSHFYDFLEKYFSPYKYEEELNEILLPKNINFNLKTAKGCKDFTGEDMQLRNIFFEYIKKKFLLHGAVEIDTPIFELKETLMNKYGEDSKLIFDLKDQGGENLSLRYDLTVPLYRFINTNNISYLKRFHIGKVYRRDEPSMNRGRFREFYQCDFDIVGKFDTLRTDFHILYIFWDILYNLRNVLGNFKCKLNHRKVLEYMLLSCNIHKDKVKTVSSSIDKLDKITFQQFRDELLNDKGIHIEAIDKIEQYISKTLSLSPFLVIEFLRNDLNESTLNEEYKLEIQNCINHLEQIFDLLKHFNMLNQFSFDLSLARGLDYYTGIIFEFVLLSETNVGSVAAGGRYDFLIRNKRREYLPSVGASIGIERIITIAEEFIRKKNLFCKTKEETTNKDNKNNQNHVNLQIDENAQNKKKPNISNKEIKPKSSNKKNNSNNNNNNNSENSNKLNMKDNAVDVLVCNIKKDCFKEIVELCTKLWENDIATEFTYVKDQKIQKQLVYALEKQIPLVLIIGDEIEQGIVKLREITLDKDKSTGEKEININECIQEIKKYFTHNCKWKQNITNILFEKKQ, encoded by the coding sequence atgAGTATAAGTATTTACAAAAGTAAAGTATTTAATAGCAAGGATATTGTGGATATTAGCAtacatgaaaaaaatttgaaaGTAGAACCTTCCAGCTTTAAAGATTGTTTTTATAGATTGAATGATgaaagaataaatattgacgaattagaaaataaaatagaataTCACTTATTAAATGGTAAAATTagcaataataataataataataataattatgagAATAGTGTGAAGAAAGAATATATTGTTGAAAAAGATCAAAATGATGAgaaatgtaataataaaaaaacaaatgtttttgatataaaattaaataatgatttaaattataatatgcatttaacatataataatttggaagaaataaaatgtttgtattttttctttttaattaatattttaagatttaaaaataatttagaTCTAAATGTTATTCGAAGTATATGTActcatattaataatatttcaaataatGACAAGAACAATAATcaatatatgtgtattgataagataaaagaaaattcTTTGTATAgtttaaaattaaaagatttttttgtttctgttttaaaaaaatgtggtaagaatgaatataatttgAATGATTTTAATAGATCTATACATATAGTTATTGAAAAGAGTAGTGTCATATTTTTGAATACTTATAAAATTGTTTCTTcatgtaaatatttaacTTGTTGTTTTGCCAATCTTTTAGAagtttttaatttaaattatgatattttgtttatgaattcatttaataataatataaataatagtaatatcAAATCTATTAATAACATAGTATCGAATTTAAAATGGATGTTACACGATTcaaaaattgaaaaaaattcaaaCTTATCAAAAAAGTTTAGTTCCAacattttgttatatatcTATACGCAAAGTAAATTGACCGATGAATgtgaatattttatgaatcttattaatcaaaattttaaaaattcaATTGAATCCTTTACTCATGAATATAACGAAGAAATGACATCCATTGATActtatattaatattttatgtaataatatgaatcaaacattatatatatatatagacaatttattaaatatgtgtaaaaatattatgccattatatatagaaaaattaaatgaatttttgttatctgaagaaaaaattattactcataatgtaaattttaaaaagcCCCCAGTTGACggaattattttaaaagatatgGAAAAACAGGAGGATGAACATAAAGGTGACATTAAATTAAATCTTGTAAACATAtatgaaaagaatatattagaTAAAATTGAATTAATGTTTAAACAAATAAGTGAACAAGCACAAAAGAATAATCTTCCTAATtctaatataatatataataaaaacgAAAATGATAATACTCATAAAAATCAATATAGGTGCCTGAATAATAGTCCTGTTgaaatgttaaaaaaattgaactgtgtatttataaatgttaCTCATCTTATTACAGATATAATCATGCATcttaatattttgaatGATATACGAGCATATAACAAGGCCATTTCGCAACATATGAAGCAGAAAAAAGTATCTAGTTGTGTACATAATGTCGGCGTAGGTTGTAATGAATTTAAGAATTTCTTATACTCATTTTTATCAAgtgaaaataatttattattaaataaatcatatGTAAATAAAGACAAAAAACTTGTTACTTCCCATTTTTATGATTTCcttgaaaaatatttctcaccatataaatatgaagaagaattaaatgaaatattattacctAAAAATATCAACtttaatttaaaaacaGCTAAAGGATGTAAAGATTTTACAGGTGAGGATATGCAATTGaggaatatattttttgaatatattaaaaaaaaattcttatTACATGGAGCTGTTGAAATAGATACGCCTATATTTGAATTGAAAGAAACAttaatgaataaatatggTGAAGATTCGAAATTAATATTTGATTTAAAAGATCAAGGAGGGGAAAATTTATCCTTAAGATATGATTTAACTGTACCATTGTATCGttttattaatacaaataatattagtTATCTTAAAAGGTTTCATATAGGAAAAGTATATCGAAGAGATGAACCAAGTATGAATAGAGGACGCTTCAGAGAATTTTACCAATGTGATTTTGATATAGTTGGAAAGTTTGATACACTACGTACAgattttcatatattatatatcttttgggatatcttatataatttaagaAATGTTCTTGGTAATTTCAAATGTAAACTAAATCATAGAAAAGTATTAgaatatatgttattatcaTGTAATATACATAAAGATAAAGTAAAAACTGTATCTAGTAGTATAGACAAATTAGATAAAATAACTTTTCAACAATTCAGAGATGAACTATTAAATGACAAAGGAATACATATTGAAGCAATAGATAAAATTGAGCAATATATATCTAAGACATTGAGTTTATCACCTTTTCTTGTTATTGAATTTTTAAGAAATGATTTAAATGAATCAACCCtaaatgaagaatataaattagAAATACAAAATTGTATAAACCATTTAGAGCAAATATTTGATTTGTTGaaacattttaatatgCTTAATCAATTTTCTTTTGATTTATCATTAGCAAGGGGTTTAGATTATTATACCGGAATTATTTTCGAATTTGTACTTCTTTCCGAAACGAATGTAGGTAGTGTAGCTGCAGGGGGAAGATATGattttttaataagaaataaGAGAAGAGAATATCTTCCATCTGTTGGTGCCTCGATAGGTATAGAGCGTATAATAACAATTGCTGAAGAATTTATAAGAAAGAAAAACTTATTTTGTAAAACAAAAGAGGAAACTACAAATAAagataacaaaaataatcaaaatcATGTAAATCTTCAAATTGATGAAAATGCTCAAAATAAGAAGAAACCaaatatatctaataaGGAAATAAAACCAAAAAGCAGcaacaaaaaaaacaacagtaataataataataataataatagtgagaatagtaataaattaaatatgaaaGATAATGCTGTTGATGTTCTCGTATGCAATATTAAAAAGGATTGCTTCAAAGAAATTGTTGAGTTATGTACAAAATTATGGGAAAATGATATTGCAACGGAATTTACTTATGTCAAAGATcaaaaaatacaaaaacAATTAGTATATGCTCTTGAAAAGCAAATACCACTTGTTCTTATTATAGGAGATGAAATTGAACAAGGTATTGTTAAGTTAAGAGAAATCACTTTAGATAAAGATAAATCAACTGgagaaaaagaaattaacATAAATGAGTGTATTCAagaaataaagaaatattttacacACAACTGCAAATGGAAACAGAATATTAccaatattttatttgaaaaaaagcaataa